GTCACGCGATCTCGTTACAGCTAAAACCGGTACTATTTTCTTCAAGAAATCTCGGGGCTTCTATACTATCATATCAAATATATGTACCGAGTGACGTTAAGTGCATTTTCGACATTTTACGCGGCAGGACGGATCGTATACGTGTAAGTACTTGTGTGTGCCTCGCAAACCGGTTAATCTTCTTAAGGAATCGTTTAACGTATTTACGCTTCAAATTTCTTTAACTCGAACATTCCAACTTAGTCCCCTTTTTATGCTCTTAATGTTTAACAAGGAAaacatatacacgcatataaaCCTAAtccagataaaaataaaaaaaaaataaaaaatgaaaaaaaagaaagaacatcgGATTTTTGATCCTTTCCATTTTTGATTTTGtcaaatttactttttttttattattgttataaaaaaaaaattacacgaCAAGCAATAACAATGGCTTTGGAAAtctcaatttaaaaaatctcaAAAAACGATactgattcttttttattcacacCATCTGCTCGCATTTGtgtttccctttttatttccactactactactaaatTCTCACAGGACTTTCCGCGTTGTGTTAATTATTACCGAGCTTCCGAGCGTGCGTATACGTCCAGAGGtggagaagagaaataatgcAGACGAGaagcagaaagaaagaaagaaaaagataaagatacgaaaagaaaaatagagacaaaaaaataacacgAGAACTTTCGAGTTCGCAACACCATGtaaaacaatattacaatatttgcCGGGTTACGACGCCACGTAAAATATGGAAAGGATGGAAAGGATAAACTTGATTTGTAATTACACTTATAATTAGCGTCGCGTCTGCGCAATTCTGCGGTAGTTCTCGTCACAATGGCGCCGGTTCGATCAGGAAAGCTAGTTTCTACTATACTTTAATGACATTAAACGATAGAGCAACGCCTCGAAATGATTTCCTGAAGGAATGAAATAATCCATTCGTTGGATTCACCATACAATCGAAACAGACACGTtaaagcaaagagagagaaagaaagagagagaaggaaagaagaaagaagaaacattatccttatttcccaagaaaaaattataataaaaatcagacTACGCGTCGATTGCAACAAATTGTTCGTTTGATCGAACATCTCGTTGTGTTTGATCAAAGGagtgaatatattttatttaagatcGTAGATACTCTTACCTTGGTGATAAGATCCTTGGCTCTGCTCTCAAATAGATGTTCGAGCTTCTGCGTGTCAACGGGTACTGGTGAGAGCTCGTCCCAGATCATTTTGTTCTTGTCTAATCTCGAAAGGATGATGGGATCGTCCCTGACTTCTTTCCAGAAGAGCTTCACAgtcttcttgcttttttttatgGTCAAGTTCGAAGCTGGAGAGGTAAAGGATGGATTCCTAGAAGAGTTAGCTGGATCGTTGTTCATCGGGGATCTCGTGGACTTGAGATTCAGAGGTGAAAAAAGAGGTGGTGGAAGATGAGGTAAAGGAGGTGGCGGTTTGGTACCAGAATTCGGAGGCAATATTGAAGGAGGTGGAACTGGTACCAtcggtggtggtggaggtggaacGCCATTCGTCACGTTTACCGGTCCTAAAACGTCGATCTCATCGTCCGAATTCAAATCCGTAAAGTCAAGGTCACAGAGAGCCAAGGGCCTCTTCAATTTCTTAACAAGCTCTTCCCAGTGCAACTCATTCTCGGACTTTTTTACTTCCTGTACCTTTGGCAGATTGTCGCCTGTTGGTGATTTTAATACGTCGGCCTTGGACTTTGATTTAGCCAAGCCCTCTTTAGCCTTTGAGATCAAACCGCTCATATCTCCTATCCTgagaacgaacaaacaagaaaaaaaacacagaACGTGtctaattgtttttaattgtCCCACTTGAAGATTCATCTTCATCTCTCCTAACTAATGTTTAGCTATTTTATCATCTCTTACCTCGATACCTTTTCATCAACAGGACTACTCGGTATGAGATTCTGTGCCGTTAACTTCTGCGTAAGATCCTTCACGGTACCTTCTCGTTTCAGTTGCAAAACCACTCGACGATTCTCGTCATCATCGGTATGATTACCCTCGTCGCACTCGACACTCTCATCGGGACTCTTACCGTACCAAGGCTTCTTCTCCTCGGAGTCGAGCTTGTTCACGGTGTTCATTAGCGGCGTTAAATCCTTCCTGTTATTCGTTCGAGAGAGTTTGTTCGACGGAGAGtccgtttttctttcgtaGGTCGTGCCATTGGTGTATCGTAAACCATTCGACGAGAAAGAACCTTAAAATTATCGTAGCTATGCGTGtccaatgaaagaaaaagaaaatcaacaaTTTGGGTACTACTCACTTTCTTGATCGTCCGAATGACCAACCGATGCTCTCATATTCGCGGTAGCCTCTTGTTGCTCTCTGATGAAACTCCTTTGCCTCTCCGCTCGTTCTCTTCTACGTCTCAATGCTGGTGTCACGCCAACGTCGACTGAAACACGCGACAGATCATTTTCCTCCCTAATCTTTCCGCTTACGACGTAACACTTCATACAACGCACGAATCGTTTCTGGTAGGCGTCGAAATTCATATTCTCGTCCGATTTCGTTCAATTATTTCGAACGATTCGATAATAACCAAGAAGAGATTCGAAATCTTTTGCGATTGGCATAGTTAGTTAATCGGTTAGGTCACCTTTATTCTCCTTATAGCTGCCATTGAGCTGAACTTCTCCAAGATGTCCTTGAGAACTTTGAGAGCTACTCGactcatcatcgtcatcaggCAGATTCGAATTCAAGGTGTTGTTAAGGGAGCTAAGCCCCAAAGAATGGTTAGAGCGTGGACTTAAGCGAGCGTTCAAGGACATCGAGAGCGGCGACGTGCCGGTTGAGTGCCTGCGGGACTTTCGACGCTCGTGAGAATCCACAAGAGACTTCCGGTTGCGTAGGGTCTTCCTGCGAATTCAGTGAAACGACCTTCTGTAATCTATGATACGCAAACATTGACATCGACGTTCTTTCAACAATCTTTCTTTGGTTCATAAAAACATCGTACATgagaaaggtaaaatagagaaacaaaaaaaaacaagaatactTAAATACTAATTGtttgataatatgaataatattgcaTATTATGAAtacgaaatgaataaaatataatatacatattacgtataataatttatacttatatatatatatatatatatatatatatatatatatatatatatatatatatatagcaaatACTTATTGCTATATAAATGATCTACTTATTACATAACCGTATAGTAAATTTATACTAATAGCTTTGGAATGTAAATAGTAATGTATgcttatacatatttaaaatgtacTACACATACGATATAATACTACACATACATTATAAACTTAGATTGGAAAGGAAATGTTTCATACCTGATATTGTCATCGAGCTGTCGAATTGGTGATCCTCTGTCGTTACCATCTTCATGATGGAGTACAGCCTCATAAATTTGAAACTGTCTAAGAAGATCGAGATCTGTTCCTTGTTTTGACATATACCTTTGAATAATACCCTCAATTCCTTGCTCCTCAAGACAGTCTACTTGGTCGTAATATGTATCTTGATCGGGGATGCCGTTCAAACACTTATTTACCAAGGTCGTCGCGTATATTAGAAGTTCTGTGTCAGCGGCATCATAATCCTTCAAAAGCTTCATTACGTTCGTCCATGGTATCATACCTCTTGACGTGTCTACGGAACGTACAGCACGAACAAGTAACAAACTGTTCGTTTCCACGTATTCGACGAAGACCAGCAACAACTTCAAAGCCGTCTTTACGACCAACCGAAAGCGACTGGCTATAAGGGTGTATAACCACTGTACCGTCTGACCATGTTCTATTACGCCATTCATGCCATCCACGTAGAGCATCACCTGACCAAGAGCTATATGGATGAAACATTTTATACCTTTATTACCTTATAAATCTTTGTTAAAGTCTACGTAATCAACAAATggattataatcaataattcatataaatgtgttaaagaaaaagcatTGCGATAATGATCGCTTCATGattaaattagattaaaaCGATTTCGACAAAGCTTGTAAACTTTTCTTGtaacattgaaaattaaaattcaacaAAAAGAATGATGTACTCATATcttgtatataaaatcttcTAAATACCTAATTATTTAGATTATTAGAATTCCTAATTATTAGGATTAATAagacattaaatatataatgtctTATATACCTAatccaaatatatattaaaaatcttacgATAACACGGTTTCTTCAATGAAGTAGTCACGGGTTATGGTTTTCGCAGATTTAGCTCTTACGGTTTTTTTTATGAGGTGATAATCAGAGCGATTTATTATCAGGATAGAACCGATTAgctgattatatatttttacatacgaTTAAGCAACCAGATAATCAGACCAATCGATCCTTGTCACCGATAGAACACAATTCACAAAGACAGATGTTCTTTTTCGATACTTCTATTACTCTTCCCTCCTCCCCTATCTttctacaataatatatatatatatatattattcgacATTTTAGATAAGCCTGCTCTTGAGAACGATTAAATTTGTCACGATATAAAATCAACCTTCCGACCTACTGAAATTAAACCGTAACGAGACACGAAACCTTTACAAATGCAAACGCGTGTCGAAGAATCGAAAATCTCGTCTTTTGAATCTCAACGaagatcaagaaaaaaagagataaatagcgAAGCTCATTGAATGTTCTCTCCTCGTATCTCCTCACCTCCTACATAACCGGAAAAATCCTATTCGTGAGAGCATGAAAGGGTTCAATTATTTCGACCGATTTACCATCTGTTCGGACGTGAGAAGAAAATCTAATTTTCACGAGTCACCGGCACCTTCCTGAATTCCTTTTAGGAATGCGTCAAAAATTAATCATGCGTTTTAATCGACAATCTGAAATATCTTGCCCTATGCATATCGCTAAATCGTAGATACCGAACGATAATGGAATTTCGAATTTTCCGATAAAATTTCATGAATTTCGAATGCAGCAGATTGTtttctacatatacataggtatatatgttCCGTATATAATTCCCGTTTTACGAATTCCAATGAtagtttctatttaaaaaacaaaaaaaagaaaaaagaaaacaataatcctatctttttcaatgaacaaaattaattatcgaaaacaGAAACACAGACATTTGTCAAATTGGATTTATATGATACATATAAATCCACACAttacgaaagagaaatcgaAACGAATTCATTTGTAAAAGCGGGATCTAcctgtacacatatatataccgtacctatatacatatatacacgtacatacattgcTACAACAGCAGTACGACGACCTATGTTCATTCGTGGCCGTAATGACAATATAATCGTAAAACGATTCGAGTATGTGAGAGAGAAGGGACGAAATGGTAGAAGGACTCTATAGGGCTACATTAATCCGCTCGTTATCATTACGCAAAGC
The genomic region above belongs to Vespa crabro chromosome 2, iyVesCrab1.2, whole genome shotgun sequence and contains:
- the LOC124422178 gene encoding FH1/FH2 domain-containing protein 3 isoform X3, which codes for MSLTCRVQYLNDVDPFAYASSYPEPPRPPVHTFSATLPLINQLAAVHRLLRAPHRLDDTALQLYKDGDYGAYLDLEASISEQQEEFEGFQTNRKNSIVLRTQLSVRVHTIIEKLLNSEGRELRRALFSLKQIFQEDKDLVHEFVQNDGLACLIKVGSEADQNYQNYILRALGQVMLYVDGMNGVIEHGQTVQWLYTLIASRFRLVVKTALKLLLVFVEYVETNSLLLVRAVRSVDTSRGMIPWTNVMKLLKDYDAADTELLIYATTLVNKCLNGIPDQDTYYDQVDCLEEQGIEGIIQRYMSKQGTDLDLLRQFQIYEAVLHHEDGNDRGSPIRQLDDNIRKTLRNRKSLVDSHERRKSRRHSTGTSPLSMSLNARLSPRSNHSLGLSSLNNTLNSNLPDDDDESSSSQSSQGHLGEVQLNGSYKENKVDVGVTPALRRRRERAERQRSFIREQQEATANMRASVGHSDDQESSFSSNGLRYTNGTTYERKTDSPSNKLSRTNNRKDLTPLMNTVNKLDSEEKKPWYGKSPDESVECDEGNHTDDDENRRVVLQLKREGTVKDLTQKLTAQNLIPSSPVDEKVSRIGDMSGLISKAKEGLAKSKSKADVLKSPTGDNLPKVQEVKKSENELHWEELVKKLKRPLALCDLDFTDLNSDDEIDVLGPVNVTNGVPPPPPPMVPVPPPSILPPNSGTKPPPPLPHLPPPLFSPLNLKSTRSPMNNDPANSSRNPSFTSPASNLTIKKSKKTVKLFWKEVRDDPIILSRLDKNKMIWDELSPVPVDTQKLEHLFESRAKDLITKKQQEMNKNKEIIVLDHKRSNAINIGMTKLPPPRSIKTAILKMDATIMNREGIEKLLTMLPTEEERSRIQEAQAANPDLPLGSAEQFLLTLASISELPARLKLWAFKLDFENSEKEIADPLMDLKQGMETLRVNKTFRGILSTLLSIGIFLNGNEVKGFQLEYLAKVPEVKDTVHKHSLLHHLCYMVMEKFPDSTDLYSEIGAVTRASKIDFDELAANIGKLENECKASWDHLKLIAKHDGSTMMKVKMSDFLADCAERIIVLGIVHRRIINRFHKFILWLGIPLHRVQDTKPNEFCRIVSEFALEYRTTRERVIQQLEKKANHRERNKTRGKMITEVGKFRTKEDRADAELRQLLGSDISDVESIHGTLPWRRQRKDGRTTLGPLLRDEGTNGNLTDGDDELLESLVKTATKTPATRTTPRERKRTRHADRKSLKRSRTRENNTTPEGYQP
- the LOC124422178 gene encoding FH1/FH2 domain-containing protein 3 isoform X4 codes for the protein MSLTCRVQYLNDVDPFAYASSYPEPPRPPVHTFSATLPLINQLAAVHRLLRAPHRLDDTALQLYKDGDYGAYLDLEASISEQQEEFEGFQTNRKNSIVLRTQLSVRVHTIIEKLLNSEGRELRRALFSLKQIFQEDKDLVHEFVQNDGLACLIKVGSEADQNYQNYILRALGQVMLYVDGMNGVIEHGQTVQWLYTLIASRFRLVVKTALKLLLVFVEYVETNSLLLVRAVRSVDTSRGMIPWTNVMKLLKDYDAADTELLIYATTLVNKCLNGIPDQDTYYDQVDCLEEQGIEGIIQRYMSKQGTDLDLLRQFQIYEAVLHHEDGNDRGSPIRQLDDNIRKTLRNRKSLVDSHERRKSRRHSTGTSPLSMSLNARLSPRSNHSLGLSSLNNTLNSNLPDDDDESSSSQSSQGHLGEVQLNGSYKENKVDVGVTPALRRRRERAERQRSFIREQQEATANMRASVGHSDDQESSFSSNGLRYTNGTTYERKTDSPSNKLSRTNNRKDLTPLMNTVNKLDSEEKKPWYGKSPDESVECDEGNHTDDDENRRVVLQLKREGTVKDLTQKLTAQNLIPSSPVDEKVSRIGDMSGLISKAKEGLAKSKSKADVLKSPTGDNLPKVQEVKKSENELHWEELVKKLKRPLALCDLDFTDLNSDDEIDVLGPVNVTNGVPPPPPPMVPVPPPSILPPNSGTKPPPPLPHLPPPLFSPLNLKSTRSPMNNDPANSSRNPSFTSPASNLTIKKSKKTVKLFWKEVRDDPIILSRLDKNKMIWDELSPVPVDTQKLEHLFESRAKDLITKKQQEMNKNKEIIVLDHKRSNAINIGMTKLPPPRSIKTAILKMDATIMNREGIEKLLTMLPTEEERSRIQEAQAANPDLPLGSAEQFLLTLASISELPARLKLWAFKLDFENSEKEIADPLMDLKQGMETLRVNKTFRGILSTLLSIGIFLNGNEVKGFQLEYLAKVPEVKDTVHKHSLLHHLCYMVMEKFPDSTDLYSEIGAVTRASKIDFDELAANIGKLENECKASWDHLKLIAKHDGSTMMKVKMSDFLADCAERIIVLGIVHRRIINRFHKFILWLGIPLHRVQDTKPNEFCRIVSEFALEYRTTRERVIQQLEKKANHRERNKTRGKMITEVGKFRTKEDRADAELRQLLGSDISDVESIHGTLPWRRQRKDGRTTLGPLLRDEGTNGNLTDGDDELLESLVKTATKTPATRTTPRERKRTRHADRKSLRRTLKNGLSEEEKKHIAAYIKGY
- the LOC124422178 gene encoding FH1/FH2 domain-containing protein 3 isoform X1 yields the protein MPPYCRKNSIVLRTQLSVRVHTIIEKLLNSEGRELRRALFSLKQIFQEDKDLVHEFVQNDGLACLIKVGSEADQNYQNYILRALGQVMLYVDGMNGVIEHGQTVQWLYTLIASRFRLVVKTALKLLLVFVEYVETNSLLLVRAVRSVDTSRGMIPWTNVMKLLKDYDAADTELLIYATTLVNKCLNGIPDQDTYYDQVDCLEEQGIEGIIQRYMSKQGTDLDLLRQFQIYEAVLHHEDGNDRGSPIRQLDDNIRKTLRNRKSLVDSHERRKSRRHSTGTSPLSMSLNARLSPRSNHSLGLSSLNNTLNSNLPDDDDESSSSQSSQGHLGEVQLNGSYKENKVDVGVTPALRRRRERAERQRSFIREQQEATANMRASVGHSDDQESSFSSNGLRYTNGTTYERKTDSPSNKLSRTNNRKDLTPLMNTVNKLDSEEKKPWYGKSPDESVECDEGNHTDDDENRRVVLQLKREGTVKDLTQKLTAQNLIPSSPVDEKVSRIGDMSGLISKAKEGLAKSKSKADVLKSPTGDNLPKVQEVKKSENELHWEELVKKLKRPLALCDLDFTDLNSDDEIDVLGPVNVTNGVPPPPPPMVPVPPPSILPPNSGTKPPPPLPHLPPPLFSPLNLKSTRSPMNNDPANSSRNPSFTSPASNLTIKKSKKTVKLFWKEVRDDPIILSRLDKNKMIWDELSPVPVDTQKLEHLFESRAKDLITKKQQEMNKNKEIIVLDHKRSNAINIGMTKLPPPRSIKTAILKMDATIMNREGIEKLLTMLPTEEERSRIQEAQAANPDLPLGSAEQFLLTLASISELPARLKLWAFKLDFENSEKEIADPLMDLKQGMETLRVNKTFRGILSTLLSIGIFLNGNEVKGFQLEYLAKVPEVKDTVHKHSLLHHLCYMVMEKFPDSTDLYSEIGAVTRASKIDFDELAANIGKLENECKASWDHLKLIAKHDGSTMMKVKMSDFLADCAERIIVLGIVHRRIINRFHKFILWLGIPLHRVQDTKPNEFCRIVSEFALEYRTTRERVIQQLEKKANHRERNKTRGKMITEVGKFRTKEDRADAELRQLLGSDISDVESIHGTLPWRRQRKDGRTTLGPLLRDEGTNGNLTDGDDELLESLVKTATKTPATRTTPRERKRTRHADRKSYAHETRYLLHPTFCHRRKEGRKEGWRKERNEGRKEIYENLPFAR